One Xenopus tropicalis strain Nigerian chromosome 8, UCB_Xtro_10.0, whole genome shotgun sequence genomic window carries:
- the LOC100496844 gene encoding indolethylamine N-methyltransferase: protein MSSTEQKHYHDEEFDPCHLFDTYVGADKTVSKKELVEDPLKFLYKLFSSGSVKGETLIHLSVGSHVSENFVAADFFKNIILLESSDCCVETIKKWIRNEPGAVDHSHFAEFVCSLKGQSTEWKKQEEKTRRAIKQVVKWDITKENPLGTVVLPQADCLITLYHLELVSKDHDMYTNLLKKLLSPLKIGGHLVMVAAINFSCFMVGQHKFSALKCNEEFIQKAMTEAGCRILSSETHKRKFISPLTNYESIGYFVSRKDRAV from the exons ATGAGCAGCACAGAACAGAAGCACTACCATGATGAAGAGTTTGATCCCTGTCATCTCTTTGACACGTACGTCGGGGCTGATAAGACGGTTTCCAAAAAAGAGCTGGTGGAAGATCCCCTGAAATTTCTCTATAAATTATTCTCATCAG GTTCTGTGAAAGGAGAAACACTGATTCATCTCTCGGTTGGCTCTCATGTTTCTGAAAACTTTGTTGCTGCTGATTTCTTCAAAAATATCATATTGCTGGAATCTTCAGACTGCTGTGTGGAAACCATAAAGAAATGGATCCGAAATGAGCCCGGAGCTGTGGATCATTCCCACTTTGCAGAGTTTGTTTGCTCACTTAAAGGACAAAG TACCGAGTGGAAGAAACAAGAGGAGAAAACCAGAAGGGCAATCAAACAAGTGGTAAAATGGGACATCACCAAGGAGAACCCACTCGGCACAGTTGTGTTGCCCCAAGCAGATTGCTTAATCACTCTTTATCATTTGGAGCTAGTTAGCAAAGATCACGATATGTATACAAACCTTCTGAAGAAATTGTTATCCCCTCTGAAGATTGGAGGTCACCTGGTCATGGTGGCAGCGATCAACTTCTCTTGCTTCATGGTCGGCCAACACAAGTTTTCTGCACTAAAGTGCAATGAAGAGTTCATACAAAAGGCTATGACAGAAGCCGGGTGCAGGATCCTGAGCTCTGAAACTCACAAGAGGAAATTTATATCCCCTTTGACCAATTATGAATCAATTGGCTATTTTGTGTCCCGTAAAGACAGGGCAGTTTAA